The following coding sequences lie in one Cryptococcus gattii WM276 chromosome L, complete sequence genomic window:
- a CDS encoding uncharacterized protein (Similar to TIGR gene model, INSD accession AAW45106.1), producing MLAAAALASLLATIAVNAVTCVQFDSSWNLYAFGGDQDVKIGDNNTWSSPSTTPLSTTGRPPWTGNNTQCILSQTNNAMYVIGADSDNLSNIYVYDFAGNSWSTQNTSRTPSDLGNSRSSSVLDHDTNVFFTLTTDSGLYQLDLSSITNSASSDALIWEAVENPSFSVDGYTVTAAQAANHIFYFGVPGTASGSAYVFVVHYAYFQPKAQAFNGTTFPDASGQAISIPSAANNVPYSMVFIPHDFSDTYIVTHWTHLSNYSVTSDAPFDVNLINSTQTLPAPTSQDEAAAYAASPYAIVQIDAAGDIYYMSNPVQSDYTVSSSASWEKLGYSLTLSKSEDSSSSSTTSGTSTTTGATHGSASGTASRSGSTDNASASASTNSSSGARKMATRGDVLGLFVGALVVAAGILM from the exons ATGCTCGCCGCCGCCGCTCTCGCTTCTCTGCTCGCCACCATCGCGGTCAACGCCGTCACTTGCGTTCAGTTTGACTCGTCTTGGAACTTGTATGCTTTTGGGGGTGACCAGGATGTAAAGATTGGGGACAACAACACCTGGAGCT CCCCGAGCACGACTCCCTTGTCTACCACTGGTCGCCC CCCATGGACAGGAAACAATACCCAGTGCATTCTCTCCCAAACCAATAATGCTATGTACGTCATTGGTGCCGACAGCGACAACTTGAGC AACATCTACGTGTACGACTTTGCGGGTAATTCCTGGTCTACTCAAAATACTTCAAGGACTCCTTCAGATCTCGGAAATTCTCGTTCATCTAGCGTGCTCGACCACGACACCAATGTATTCTTCACCCTTACCACCGACTCCGGCCTTTACCAGCTTGATTTGAGCAGCATCACAAATTCTGCCTCAAGTGACGCTCTCATATGGGAGGCTGTTGAGAACCCCAGCTTCTCTGTCGATGGCTACACCGTCACTGCTGCGCAAGCTGCCAACCACATTTTTTACTTTGGTGTGCCTGGAACTGCCAGTGGCTCTGCTTACGTTTTCGTGGTGCACTACGCCTACTTTCAGCCTAAGGCTCAAGCTTTCAATGGCACTACATTCCCCGATGCTTCCGGCCAGGCAATCTCCATCCCCAGCGCCGCGAACAATGTTCCTTATTCGATGGTCTTCATTCCTCATGATTTCTCCGATACCTACATTGTCACCCATTGGACTCATCTTAGCAACTACTCTGTCACTTCTGACGCTCCTTTCGATGTTAACCTCATTAACTCTACTCAAACTCTCCCCGCTCCTACGTCTCAAGACGAAGCTGCAGCTTATGCCGCTTCTCCATATGCCATCGTCCAAATTGATGCCGCTGGTGACATCTACTACATGTCGAACCCCGTCCAGTCCGATTACACCGTTTCATCTAGCGCGTCTTGGGAGAAGCTCGGCTACTCTCTGACTTTGAGCAAATCCGAGGactcttcctcatcttctaCCACTTCTGGCACCTCTACTACCACCGGGGCCACTCATGGCTCTGCCTCTGGTACCGCCTCCCGCTCTGGCTCTACCGACAATGCCAGCGCTTCTGCTAGTACCAACTCTAGCTCTGGAGCTAGAAAGATGGCCACCAGAGGTGATGTTTTGGGTCTCTTTGTGGGTGCCCTCGTCGTCGCTGCTGGTATCCTCATGTAA
- a CDS encoding uncharacterized protein (Similar to SGTC gene model, INSD accession EAL17725.1) produces the protein MGVLIPMNWFSPPTLQADQSPTDARIETLLQAAERRTPLVLIAGKGYEQLPWKLDCAYVVLGWYWISYTWVEAEPVGKGISPPGARDYFHRYKIRFDWIKSQGEPWWHCESYLPLHFAISQKNRPIFTVPQTPECASAHEEAVSGLRTEARLNTPEPFLPVNSGFIVNSPDSLLSNNDVMQRDFLKDKIMYRAAESSGEWPGDKEMTSCLPVITDQTEEPPIHLYDTFVCPNCHENTPLIYKEGQICVKPSCPAFFLLRTTCGLLPIPPGFSLTFNSPFLLLRPTPKSLENLPYNLVPSSIDENISEGAECEASLGGRALWKGWVCTDCKRANCRYRWEVWECRHCGNLFAPLGLDASIPLSSLSPNFPSFMGDAMTVNKGRIIVLSSTKNIAIAYDLPDAGTVYHVISHDRRVADKLFHDYQVEAARGFWFQRRALKAKAINLQFVVRGTLLAQHFAINSGVPYKYNVDTLSVPFDQSPPCVLAALNLISSGTSDVLKAETRFNEILSVMYREGQKMSWHDDGEPGLGPVVASLCLGSPANISFRSKANQANGISCAEVTLSFILSHGDIMIMQGRDIQKKYHHRAMPYGLRIAATARMISDS, from the exons ATGGGTGTGCTTATCCCGATGAACTGGTTTA GTCCCCCGACCCTGCAAGCAGATCAGTCACCAACTGATGCTCGAATCGAAACTCTCCTTCAAGCTGCTGAGAGAAGGACGCCTTTGGTTTTGATTGCAGGTAAAGGCTATGAACAGCTGCCATGGAAGCTAGATTGTGCATATGTGGTATTGGGCTG GTACTGGATCTCCTACACTTGGGTAGAAGCCGAACCCGTCGGGAAAGGAATTTCGCCTCCTGGAGCAAGGGATTATTTTCATAGGTACAAAATACGGTTCGACTGGATCAAAAGTCAAGGGGAGCCTTGGTGGCACTGTGAAAGCTACCTTCCATTGCACTTTGCTATTTCACAAAAGAATAGACCGATATTTACAGTTCCACAAACCCCTGAATGTGCAAGTGCACATGAGGAAGCTGTATCTGGCCTCAGGACTGAAGCAAGGCTCAATACTCCTGAGCCTTTTCTGCCCGTGAATTCTGGGTTCATAGTGAATTCGCCAGATTCCCTCTTGTCCAATAACGATGTTATGCAGCGAGATTTCTTGAAGGATAAAATTATGTATCGTGCTGCTGAAAGCAGTGGCGAATGGCCAGGAGACAAAGAAATGACCTCTTGTCTGCCAGTAATAACGGATCAGACTGAAGAGCCACCGAT TCATCTGTATGATACATTTGTGTGCCCAAATTGCCACGAAAACACGCCGCTGATCTATAAAGAAGGCCAGATCTGTGTCAAGCCTAGCTGTCCAGCATTCTTTCTGCTCCGCACCACTTGTGGTCTTTTGCCTATACCTCCCGGGTTCAGTCTGACTTTCAAttcccctttccttctcctaCGACCTACCCCAAAATCCCTAGAGAACCTTCCTTATAATCTTGTTCCTTCGAGTATAGATGAGAACATATCTGAAGGAGCAGAATGTGAAGCCAGTCTGGGAGGGAGGGCATTGTGGAAGGGATGGGTGTGCACGGATTGTAAAAGAGCGAATTGCAGGTATAGATGGGAAGTTTGG GAGTGCCGACATTGTGGGAATTTATTCGCTCCCCTTGGCCTCGACGCAAGCATACCTTTATCCAGTCTATCTCCTAATTTTCCATCATTTATGGGAGATGCTATGACAGTGAATAAAGGGAGGATAATAGTGCTATCTTCAACGAAAAATATAGCTATCGCTTATGACCTTCCTGATGC GGGTACCGTGTACCATGTAATATCTCACGATCGGAGAGTTGCCGATAAGCTATTCCACGACTACCAGGTAGAAGCCGCAAGGGGCTTCTGGTTCCAACGCAGAGCTCTGAAAGCG AAGGCCATAAACTTACAATTTGTAGTTAGAGGCACTCTTTTGGCTCAACATTTCGCGATCAACAGCGGGGTACCATACAAATATAATGTGGACACGTTGTCCGTTCCATTCGACCAATCTCCACCTTGCGTCCTGGCCGCTTTGAACTT GATTTCGAGCGGTACCAGTGATGTGCTGAAAGCAGAGACAAGATTCAATGAGATCCTCAGTGTCATGTATCGCGAAGGACAGAAAATGAGCTGGCACGATGATGGGGAGCCAG GCCTTGGCCCTGTGGTGGCTTCTTTATGCCTCGGTAGTCCTGCCAACATATCATTTCGCTCCAAAGCCAACCAAGCTAATGGAATATCTTGTGCCGAGGTTACTTTGAGCTTTATTCTGTCTCATGGT GACATCATGATCATGCAAGGAAGGGACATTCAGAAGAAATATCACCATCGCGCGATGCCTTATGGTCTTCGTATCGCTGCAACGGCAAGAATGATATCAGACTCGTAG